The following are from one region of the Paenibacillus sp. JZ16 genome:
- a CDS encoding DinB family protein, producing the protein MNYPVKMYEYHVWANQAIFNRLLELPGELHNQKITSIFPTVSEALIHIYTADLGWINILSGMDMQQALTEAFQLREELESISLEDLNLRFIELSERFTAFLGQNPDLERMIRLDNPYAGIRDTRLSEIMLHVVNHGTYHRGNIAAMMRQLGSSSAMTDYAFFWYQSEPELVLA; encoded by the coding sequence ATGAATTATCCTGTAAAAATGTATGAGTACCATGTATGGGCCAACCAAGCGATATTCAACCGTCTGCTGGAGCTGCCGGGGGAATTGCACAATCAGAAAATAACGAGCATTTTCCCAACCGTATCCGAGGCGTTGATTCACATTTACACGGCGGATCTTGGATGGATCAACATTTTGTCCGGGATGGATATGCAGCAGGCTTTAACAGAGGCCTTCCAGCTTCGGGAAGAGCTTGAGTCCATTTCACTGGAGGACCTAAACCTCCGGTTTATCGAACTATCCGAACGATTCACGGCCTTTCTGGGCCAAAATCCTGACCTGGAACGGATGATCCGATTGGATAATCCTTATGCCGGGATCCGGGACACCCGCCTCTCCGAGATCATGCTTCATGTCGTGAACCACGGCACCTACCATCGTGGAAATATTGCTGCCATGATGCGCCAGCTCGGAAGCTCCTCCGCGATGACCGACTACGCTTTTTTTTGGTACCAGAGTGAACCGGAGTTGGTGCTTGCCTAA
- the rnhA gene encoding ribonuclease H, whose product MAKQKYYVVWVGKVPGIYTSWGDCQQQVNQFTGAKFKAFESRSEAEQAYAAGYKNYWGQQSGGKSGSSGSKNYKRNSATAAEEPGEIDYDSISVDVGTRGNPGPVEYKGVDTQTGDILFSCGPISKGTNNLGEFLAIVHALAYLKKIGSTKTVYSDSMNALKWLKQKKVVSTLPRDESTQEIWDLVDRAEHWLRTNTYENKVLKWQTKSWGEIKADYGRK is encoded by the coding sequence ATGGCGAAGCAAAAATATTATGTAGTCTGGGTAGGTAAAGTGCCCGGAATTTATACAAGCTGGGGCGACTGCCAGCAGCAGGTCAATCAGTTTACAGGTGCGAAGTTCAAGGCGTTTGAATCCCGGAGCGAAGCGGAACAGGCCTATGCGGCCGGTTATAAAAATTACTGGGGGCAGCAGTCCGGAGGTAAATCGGGCAGCTCAGGCTCCAAAAACTACAAGCGAAACAGCGCAACTGCTGCCGAAGAACCGGGTGAGATCGATTATGACAGCATTTCCGTAGATGTGGGGACGCGAGGAAACCCGGGACCCGTCGAGTACAAAGGCGTGGATACGCAGACGGGAGATATTCTGTTCTCGTGCGGACCGATTTCGAAGGGAACGAACAATCTCGGCGAGTTTCTGGCCATCGTCCACGCACTGGCTTATTTGAAGAAAATCGGCAGCACCAAGACGGTGTACAGCGATTCCATGAATGCGCTCAAATGGCTGAAGCAGAAGAAGGTGGTCTCCACGCTTCCGCGCGATGAGTCAACCCAAGAGATCTGGGATCTGGTGGACCGGGCCGAGCACTGGCTTCGAACCAATACATATGAGAACAAGGTGCTGAAATGGCAAACGAAGAGCTGGGGAGAGATTAAGGCCGATTACGGGCGCAAGTAA
- the ehuD gene encoding ectoine/hydroxyectoine ABC transporter permease subunit EhuD yields the protein MWDWNYVWDILPQLLSALKMTVWVTICAFAVALIIGLLLAFAARSRFKVLSLITKGMIEFIRNTPLLVQVFFLYYSLPLLTGISIPAFYAGVIGLGLHYSTYLSEVYRSGIEGVPKGQWEAATALNYTKAQTWRSIILPQAVPPIIPVLGNYLIVMFKETPILCAITLVEMMLTAKNIVSQSFRAFEPYTMVGILFLIISYIASLLVQRLEKRMNLQRGK from the coding sequence ATGTGGGATTGGAACTATGTATGGGATATCCTGCCCCAGCTCTTGAGTGCATTAAAAATGACGGTATGGGTGACGATCTGCGCTTTCGCGGTGGCATTGATCATCGGATTGCTGCTTGCTTTTGCAGCGCGGAGTCGGTTTAAGGTGCTGTCACTAATAACCAAAGGAATGATCGAATTCATTCGCAATACACCGCTGCTGGTGCAGGTCTTCTTCCTGTATTACAGCCTGCCGCTTCTTACCGGAATCTCCATTCCGGCCTTCTATGCCGGGGTGATCGGTCTCGGGCTGCATTACAGCACATATCTGTCCGAGGTGTACCGATCCGGAATCGAGGGAGTGCCGAAGGGACAATGGGAGGCTGCCACAGCACTGAATTACACGAAAGCCCAAACCTGGCGAAGTATTATCCTGCCGCAAGCGGTGCCGCCGATCATTCCGGTACTCGGTAATTATTTGATTGTTATGTTTAAAGAGACGCCGATTCTATGCGCCATAACGCTTGTGGAGATGATGCTGACGGCCAAAAATATCGTGTCGCAGTCGTTCCGTGCATTTGAACCGTATACGATGGTCGGGATTCTGTTCCTGATCATCAGTTATATCGCCTCATTGCTTGTGCAAAGGCTGGAAAAACGCATGAATCTACAGCGTGGAAAATAA
- a CDS encoding helix-turn-helix transcriptional regulator, whose amino-acid sequence MKLERLISMIYMLLNNEILSASALAEKYNVSQRTIYRDIDAICAAGIPVVSYQGVNGGYGIMEQYKMDKSLLGSYDVSALITILHSMSTVFEDERAMDTIQRLQTIDRSANSASQGLSMDIGSWRSYNESLRLLRRAITDKHVISFQYISAKNERIHRKVEPLRLMYKFGSWYLYGFCRTRADYREFRISRISELSPSAEPFLHQHSEEHTHGPHLQEQNPHDRGEQHPWEPSSDAMEVILHVSPRALARAMDQFYDVQREFFEDGSLRLTFKVQDPDSWWFWSTLLSFGEDIEIIEPAGLRTLMQSKLEKMLQVYTKV is encoded by the coding sequence ATGAAACTAGAGCGGCTCATATCCATGATTTACATGCTGCTGAACAACGAGATCCTGTCCGCGTCTGCCCTGGCAGAGAAATATAACGTGTCCCAGCGAACCATATACCGCGACATTGATGCAATCTGCGCAGCCGGCATTCCCGTTGTATCGTATCAGGGAGTGAACGGCGGTTATGGCATTATGGAGCAATACAAGATGGACAAAAGCTTGCTTGGCTCCTACGATGTCAGCGCCTTGATCACCATCCTGCACAGCATGTCCACGGTGTTTGAGGATGAACGGGCCATGGATACCATTCAGCGTTTGCAGACCATTGATCGTTCCGCCAATTCGGCATCGCAGGGATTGTCCATGGATATCGGGAGCTGGCGCTCTTACAACGAAAGCCTCCGACTTCTTCGCCGCGCCATTACCGACAAGCATGTGATCTCCTTTCAATACATAAGCGCCAAGAATGAACGCATTCACCGTAAAGTCGAGCCCCTGCGACTCATGTATAAATTCGGCTCCTGGTATTTGTACGGTTTCTGCAGAACAAGGGCCGATTACCGCGAATTTCGAATTTCGAGAATATCAGAGCTGTCTCCCTCCGCCGAGCCCTTTTTGCACCAGCATTCGGAGGAGCACACGCACGGTCCTCATCTTCAAGAGCAAAATCCGCACGACCGAGGGGAGCAGCATCCCTGGGAGCCTTCATCCGATGCGATGGAAGTCATCCTTCACGTATCCCCCCGGGCCTTGGCCAGAGCGATGGATCAATTCTATGATGTACAGCGGGAATTTTTTGAAGACGGCTCGCTCCGTCTCACGTTCAAGGTCCAAGATCCGGATTCCTGGTGGTTCTGGTCGACCCTGCTAAGCTTTGGTGAGGATATCGAGATCATTGAGCCGGCTGGCTTAAGGACGCTCATGCAATCCAAATTAGAAAAAATGCTGCAGGTATACACAAAAGTATGA
- a CDS encoding DUF2179 domain-containing protein, translating to MISLSLIGSIIGINVVYVSIFSLRLILMIKGRRGIASLLAMLEVFVYLLGLNLVLQNLDNPFNMAAYCLGFGLGVYAGSRIEEYLALGYIVVQVIVNSVETNLAMNLREKGYGVTAWEADGKDGKRLVLQVLVKRKNERRLMESLSKMSPQAFIISHEPKSFKGGFWVRLTEGRKL from the coding sequence ATGATCTCGCTGTCACTTATCGGCTCCATCATCGGCATCAACGTGGTTTATGTCTCGATCTTTTCGCTGCGTCTGATTCTGATGATCAAAGGCAGGAGAGGGATCGCCTCTCTCCTGGCCATGCTGGAGGTATTCGTTTACTTGCTCGGCCTTAATCTCGTCCTGCAAAATCTGGACAATCCCTTTAATATGGCGGCCTATTGCCTGGGCTTCGGCCTTGGCGTATATGCCGGCAGTCGGATCGAAGAGTATCTGGCACTCGGGTACATCGTGGTACAGGTTATCGTGAATTCCGTTGAGACGAACCTGGCGATGAACCTGCGGGAGAAGGGGTATGGCGTGACTGCCTGGGAAGCGGACGGTAAGGATGGCAAACGGCTCGTGCTTCAAGTTCTCGTGAAACGGAAGAATGAGCGGCGGTTGATGGAGTCACTATCCAAAATGTCGCCGCAGGCGTTCATTATCTCTCATGAACCGAAGAGCTTTAAAGGCGGCTTCTGGGTACGATTGACGGAGGGACGCAAATTGTAG
- a CDS encoding ectoine synthase, with protein MIVKYLEEIVDTKDDIDTQTWNSRRLLLTKDGMGFSLNDTLIKAGTETLIWYKNHVEAVYCIEGEGEIEIVGGETHPISPGMMYALDGHEKHYLRARSQMRMVCVFNPPLTGAEVHDEEGTYPLLAPNLD; from the coding sequence ATGATTGTTAAATATTTGGAAGAGATCGTGGATACCAAAGACGATATCGATACCCAGACATGGAACTCGAGAAGGCTTCTGCTTACAAAAGACGGCATGGGCTTCTCGCTCAATGATACCCTCATCAAGGCGGGAACGGAGACGCTGATCTGGTACAAAAACCACGTCGAAGCCGTGTACTGCATCGAAGGCGAGGGGGAAATCGAGATTGTCGGGGGTGAAACGCACCCTATTTCCCCAGGCATGATGTATGCGCTGGACGGTCACGAGAAGCATTATTTGAGAGCTCGTTCGCAGATGCGGATGGTTTGCGTATTCAATCCGCCGCTTACCGGCGCGGAAGTTCATGACGAGGAAGGAACCTACCCGCTGCTTGCCCCAAATTTGGACTAA
- the ectB gene encoding diaminobutyrate--2-oxoglutarate transaminase has protein sequence MDNQVMEKPKLTVFNKLESEVRSYCRSFQTVFDKARNAKLWDTQGNEYIDFFAGAGALNYGHNNEKIREKVVDYILKDGVTHSLDMATGAKETFLTRFQEIILKPRGWDHKVMFPGPTGTNAVEAALKIARKVTGRSTVLCFTNAFHGMSLGSLAVTGNSFKRQGAGVDLSHSVFMPYDGYFGDDVDTMAYMEKLLDDPGSGIPLPAAVIVEAVQGEGGLNAASREWLQKLARICKDKGMLLILDDIQMGCGRTGPFFSFDDAGIEPDIICLSKSIGGFGLPMAITLIKPEIDIWEPGEHNGTFRGNNLGFVAAAEALNYWKTKDFQLDIGIRENRIRQSLEGVVKDYPQLGGEIRGRGMIQGVAFDKPELAGRLSEMAFEHGLIMETSGPYSEVAKLMPPLTIEMNTLAEGLGIFENSMKQLAAEERLS, from the coding sequence ATGGACAACCAAGTCATGGAGAAACCGAAGCTTACTGTGTTTAACAAGCTGGAATCGGAAGTAAGAAGTTATTGCCGGAGCTTTCAGACGGTTTTTGACAAGGCCCGAAATGCGAAGCTGTGGGATACGCAGGGGAATGAATACATTGATTTTTTTGCGGGAGCCGGGGCTTTGAATTACGGACATAACAATGAGAAGATTCGCGAGAAGGTAGTCGACTACATCCTGAAGGATGGCGTCACGCATAGCCTGGATATGGCTACGGGTGCGAAGGAAACGTTTCTGACCCGATTTCAGGAGATCATCCTGAAGCCGCGCGGGTGGGATCACAAAGTGATGTTTCCCGGTCCGACCGGAACGAATGCCGTAGAGGCCGCGCTCAAAATCGCCCGTAAAGTGACAGGGCGCAGCACCGTTCTGTGCTTCACGAATGCCTTTCATGGCATGTCGCTCGGATCGCTGGCGGTAACCGGCAACTCCTTCAAGCGCCAGGGTGCCGGCGTGGATCTAAGTCACTCCGTGTTTATGCCGTATGACGGTTACTTTGGTGACGACGTGGATACGATGGCATATATGGAGAAACTTCTGGATGATCCGGGAAGCGGAATTCCGCTGCCGGCCGCAGTGATCGTCGAGGCGGTGCAGGGGGAAGGCGGATTGAACGCCGCCAGCCGGGAATGGCTGCAGAAGCTTGCGCGCATCTGCAAGGATAAGGGAATGCTGCTGATTTTGGATGATATCCAGATGGGCTGCGGCCGAACCGGTCCGTTCTTTAGTTTTGATGATGCCGGTATTGAACCGGATATCATATGCCTCTCGAAATCGATTGGCGGCTTTGGCTTGCCGATGGCGATTACGCTGATCAAACCGGAGATTGATATTTGGGAGCCGGGGGAGCATAACGGTACCTTCCGGGGCAATAATCTCGGATTCGTTGCCGCAGCCGAAGCGCTGAATTATTGGAAAACGAAAGATTTTCAGCTTGATATCGGCATCAGGGAAAATCGGATTCGCCAATCATTGGAAGGCGTTGTGAAGGATTATCCTCAGCTCGGCGGCGAAATCCGCGGCAGAGGCATGATTCAGGGGGTTGCTTTCGATAAGCCGGAGCTCGCAGGCAGGCTGTCCGAGATGGCCTTCGAGCATGGACTGATTATGGAAACGTCCGGTCCGTATAGCGAAGTGGCAAAGCTAATGCCGCCGCTTACGATTGAAATGAACACATTGGCAGAGGGATTGGGGATATTTGAGAACAGTATGAAACAATTAGCAGCAGAGGAGAGGTTGTCATGA
- a CDS encoding AraC family transcriptional regulator encodes MNADYVPRIKLMGFVSYKNPWIHFKRNTHEYILYFVKSGELHMRENGVSHVLKKGDLLVLEPHLDHEGTQKHSCDYYYIHFEHPDIRQAPERPLPLLAKQWIMGENETAGKNDSRQLYFPKTCTLIQKKSLHHMYHALGEMLQLYRRKHFNRSLTALKFMEMLIELSRESLFDELEKNSPHTKSYMKVHALLDYIHEHYAEKIISSDIEQRFECNYDYINRVFAKLTGHTIMRYVNQVRINHAKELIEATHLSFGEIGYLTGLEDPFYFSKIFKKYVGMSPNQYYKQVREKE; translated from the coding sequence ATGAACGCTGACTATGTGCCGAGAATCAAACTGATGGGATTTGTCTCCTACAAGAACCCCTGGATTCATTTTAAGCGGAACACACACGAGTATATTCTGTATTTCGTGAAGAGCGGCGAGCTTCATATGCGGGAGAACGGCGTTTCCCATGTGCTCAAAAAAGGCGACTTACTGGTCCTTGAACCGCATTTGGACCACGAGGGAACCCAGAAGCATTCCTGCGACTACTACTATATTCATTTTGAACACCCCGATATTCGTCAAGCGCCCGAGCGTCCCTTACCCTTGCTGGCCAAGCAGTGGATCATGGGCGAGAACGAGACGGCAGGCAAGAACGACAGCAGGCAGCTATATTTCCCCAAGACCTGCACGCTAATCCAGAAAAAAAGCCTTCATCATATGTACCATGCCCTCGGCGAAATGCTGCAGCTATATAGGCGGAAGCACTTTAACCGCAGTTTGACCGCGCTCAAATTCATGGAAATGCTGATCGAGCTGTCCCGGGAGAGCCTGTTCGATGAGCTGGAGAAGAACAGCCCGCATACCAAGTCCTATATGAAGGTGCATGCACTGCTCGACTACATTCATGAACATTACGCCGAGAAAATCATCAGCTCGGATATCGAACAGCGCTTCGAATGCAATTATGATTACATCAATCGGGTATTCGCCAAGCTTACCGGTCATACGATCATGCGATATGTGAATCAGGTACGAATCAATCATGCAAAGGAATTAATCGAGGCCACGCACCTTAGCTTCGGTGAGATCGGGTATCTGACCGGCCTGGAGGATCCATTCTATTTCAGCAAGATCTTCAAAAAATACGTCGGCATGTCCCCGAATCAATACTATAAGCAGGTCCGCGAGAAGGAATAA
- the ectA gene encoding diaminobutyrate acetyltransferase, producing MAVDTDIEIVYRRPKARDGTRVWELIRDTGSLDLNSPYCYMLLGDYFHDTCMIAEHEGDIIGFISAFRSPRNPETLFVWQVAVANSHRRQGVAKAMLTNLMNQKACHGVRYIEATVSPSNMASRRLFLGYAEEKSIPSTVTVGYGAEMFPDGTSHEDEPLFVIGPFFNDI from the coding sequence ATGGCTGTGGATACCGATATCGAAATTGTTTACCGAAGACCGAAAGCCCGGGATGGTACCCGGGTGTGGGAGCTTATACGCGACACCGGATCGCTTGATCTGAACTCTCCCTATTGCTACATGCTGCTTGGAGATTACTTCCATGATACCTGCATGATTGCCGAGCATGAAGGAGATATCATCGGTTTTATTTCCGCCTTCCGTTCTCCTCGCAATCCGGAGACGCTGTTCGTATGGCAAGTGGCCGTTGCTAATTCGCATCGGAGGCAAGGCGTTGCAAAGGCAATGCTGACAAATCTGATGAATCAGAAGGCATGCCATGGCGTCCGTTACATTGAAGCTACGGTATCGCCGAGTAACATGGCGTCCCGTCGTTTGTTTCTCGGTTATGCCGAGGAGAAATCCATTCCCAGCACCGTAACCGTAGGTTATGGAGCAGAGATGTTCCCCGATGGAACATCCCATGAAGATGAGCCGTTATTCGTGATTGGCCCCTTTTTCAATGACATTTAA
- a CDS encoding sugar-binding transcriptional regulator: protein MDQDKQRLSIEAARLYYMSDYSQQDIATRLGVSRPTVSRLLQHAKEQGYVQISIVDPLEDLDALGEGVKKKYGLEQVLVSYSPINEYREIQKHISKRAADYLHETVQDADIIGVTWGTTMHAVALQLQQKPVRGVEVVQLKGGVSHSHVNTYAAEIVNLFAEAYHTMARYLPLPVIFDTTELKEMVERDRHIQRIIQLGKQANIAMFTVGTVHEDALLFRLGYLSKEEQKLLQRIGAGDICSRFFDAEGTVCSEDINNRTVGIDLEDLRHKEQSILVAGGQRKVDAIRAALIGKYANILVTDQFTAQALLS from the coding sequence ATGGATCAGGATAAACAGCGCCTTAGCATTGAGGCGGCAAGATTGTATTATATGTCGGATTACAGCCAGCAGGATATCGCGACAAGGCTCGGTGTTTCACGTCCTACGGTCTCCAGGCTTCTTCAGCACGCCAAGGAGCAGGGCTACGTGCAGATCAGCATCGTGGACCCTCTCGAGGACCTGGACGCTTTGGGCGAAGGAGTGAAGAAGAAGTACGGCCTGGAACAGGTGCTGGTGAGTTATTCTCCCATTAATGAATACCGTGAAATCCAGAAGCATATCAGCAAAAGGGCAGCCGATTACCTGCATGAAACGGTCCAGGATGCCGACATCATCGGCGTGACCTGGGGAACGACCATGCATGCCGTTGCGCTTCAGCTGCAGCAGAAGCCCGTTCGGGGCGTCGAGGTCGTGCAGTTGAAGGGCGGCGTCAGTCATTCGCATGTGAACACGTATGCCGCAGAGATCGTCAATCTGTTTGCCGAGGCGTACCACACGATGGCGAGATATTTGCCGCTGCCCGTCATCTTTGACACCACCGAGCTGAAAGAGATGGTGGAGAGGGACCGGCATATCCAGCGGATTATCCAATTAGGCAAACAAGCGAACATCGCCATGTTCACGGTGGGTACCGTTCATGAGGATGCGCTCCTGTTCAGACTTGGCTATCTTAGCAAGGAGGAACAGAAGCTGCTGCAGCGGATCGGCGCGGGCGATATTTGCTCCCGGTTTTTTGATGCGGAGGGCACGGTGTGCAGCGAGGATATTAACAACCGTACAGTGGGCATCGATTTGGAAGATTTGCGCCACAAGGAGCAATCCATTCTCGTGGCAGGCGGGCAGCGTAAGGTAGATGCC
- the thpD gene encoding ectoine hydroxylase, protein MSNNHVSALQEKELDVYPSRVHSEPRILKRQDPVVHSEWTPDAALTQEQSDFYERNGYLFLEDFFGREELSVYQAEARSLQVSARELDKDEVIREPGGNEVRSVFAVHESHEVFKKLSRHPRLLAIMEYLLGSETYIHQSRINYKPGFTGKEFYWHSDFETWHVEDGMPRMRALSCSIALEDNYSYNGPLMVVPGSHKEFVACIGQTPENHFKDSLRKQEYGVPDHDSLTRMVQKSGIDTPVGKAGSIVIFDCNIMHGSNSNITPMPRSNIFMVYNSVENKVKQPYSGQKPRPEYIATRDSL, encoded by the coding sequence ATGAGTAATAATCATGTGTCGGCCCTTCAGGAAAAAGAACTGGACGTTTATCCTTCAAGAGTGCATTCGGAACCCCGGATCCTAAAGAGACAGGATCCTGTCGTTCATTCGGAATGGACACCGGATGCTGCGTTAACGCAGGAGCAATCCGACTTCTATGAGCGCAACGGATATTTATTCCTGGAAGACTTCTTTGGTCGAGAGGAGCTGTCGGTATATCAGGCGGAAGCCCGCAGTTTGCAGGTATCGGCAAGAGAGCTGGATAAGGATGAAGTGATCCGGGAGCCGGGTGGGAACGAAGTTCGATCGGTCTTTGCGGTGCACGAGAGCCATGAAGTGTTCAAGAAGCTGTCCCGGCATCCGAGACTCTTGGCGATCATGGAGTATCTCTTGGGAAGCGAGACGTATATCCATCAATCGCGGATTAATTACAAGCCGGGCTTCACGGGCAAAGAGTTCTATTGGCACTCTGATTTCGAAACATGGCATGTTGAGGATGGCATGCCTCGTATGAGAGCTTTGAGCTGCTCCATTGCTCTGGAGGATAACTACTCTTATAACGGACCGCTTATGGTTGTGCCTGGATCGCATAAGGAATTCGTGGCCTGCATCGGCCAAACGCCGGAGAATCACTTCAAGGATTCCCTGCGCAAACAGGAATACGGCGTTCCGGATCATGACAGCCTGACACGCATGGTGCAGAAAAGCGGTATCGACACACCTGTCGGTAAAGCCGGTTCAATCGTGATTTTTGACTGCAATATTATGCATGGTTCGAACAGCAATATTACGCCGATGCCGCGCAGCAATATCTTTATGGTTTACAACAGCGTGGAGAATAAGGTCAAGCAGCCGTATTCGGGCCAGAAGCCAAGACCAGAGTACATCGCCACCCGCGATTCTTTATGA
- a CDS encoding ThuA domain-containing protein: MANINVTVWNEYRHERHNEQIAKIYPEGIHRTIADFLGKDAQFVVRTAVLDDPEHGLTDEVLASTDVLIWWGHVAHGEVRDDIVEKVRQRVLDGMGIIVLHSGHGSKIFQRLLGTNTGALKWRDDGEKERLWVIDPSHPIVSGLGEYIEVPQEEMYGERFEIPAPDELVFVSWFEGGEVFRSGCCYKRGRGKLFYFRPGHEAFPTYHQPEIQQVIANAVAWAAPIQGAKTSYGRVSPLEYVQPV; this comes from the coding sequence TTGGCTAATATCAATGTAACGGTATGGAATGAATACCGGCACGAGAGACATAATGAACAGATCGCTAAGATTTACCCTGAAGGCATCCACCGTACGATTGCCGATTTTCTGGGAAAGGATGCACAGTTCGTCGTACGCACCGCCGTATTGGATGATCCGGAACACGGCTTGACGGATGAGGTGCTCGCTTCAACGGATGTTCTGATCTGGTGGGGGCATGTGGCTCACGGTGAAGTACGGGATGATATCGTGGAAAAAGTGCGTCAGCGCGTATTGGACGGCATGGGAATCATCGTCCTGCATTCCGGTCACGGCTCGAAGATTTTTCAGCGCCTCCTCGGCACGAACACAGGCGCCCTGAAATGGCGCGATGACGGCGAGAAGGAACGGTTGTGGGTCATCGATCCCAGCCATCCGATCGTAAGCGGACTTGGAGAATATATCGAGGTTCCGCAGGAGGAAATGTACGGTGAGCGCTTTGAAATCCCGGCACCGGATGAACTGGTGTTTGTCTCCTGGTTCGAAGGCGGCGAGGTGTTCCGCAGCGGCTGCTGCTACAAGCGCGGACGCGGCAAGCTGTTCTATTTCAGACCGGGTCATGAAGCATTCCCTACTTACCATCAACCTGAAATTCAACAGGTAATTGCCAACGCCGTGGCCTGGGCGGCGCCGATCCAAGGCGCGAAGACCTCCTATGGCCGGGTATCTCCACTCGAATACGTTCAGCCGGTATAG
- the ehuA gene encoding ectoine/hydroxyectoine ABC transporter ATP-binding protein EhuA produces the protein MNAVVIDEQAEASKVPQQEGNPVTATGTKPIVKYTGVTKSFGDLQVLKGIDLEMQPGEKVAVIGPSGSGKTTMGRMLMTLEEPTEGTIEVDGELLWHMEEKGKLVRANEKHLHRMRCNVGMVFQHFNLFPHMNVLRNVTEAPRKVLGLSKEEAEERAVSMLSKVGLADKLKMYPSNLSGGQKQRVAIARALVMRPKVMVFDEVTSALDPELVGEVLEVIREIAEEGEMAMMLITHEMDFAKEIADRVIFGAEGRIVEQGTPEEIFDNPQSERLQSFLQRFRSNGN, from the coding sequence TTGAATGCCGTTGTGATCGATGAGCAGGCGGAAGCGTCGAAGGTGCCGCAGCAGGAGGGAAATCCCGTTACCGCTACGGGTACAAAGCCGATTGTGAAATATACCGGCGTGACCAAGTCGTTTGGTGATCTACAGGTGCTTAAAGGCATCGATCTGGAGATGCAACCTGGAGAAAAGGTGGCTGTGATCGGTCCGAGCGGATCAGGCAAAACAACGATGGGCCGGATGCTGATGACGCTGGAAGAACCCACCGAGGGAACCATCGAGGTTGATGGTGAGCTGCTCTGGCATATGGAAGAGAAGGGCAAGCTGGTTCGGGCCAATGAAAAGCATTTGCACCGGATGCGCTGCAATGTCGGCATGGTCTTTCAGCATTTCAATCTGTTCCCGCACATGAACGTGCTTCGGAATGTGACGGAGGCCCCGCGCAAAGTGCTGGGTTTATCCAAGGAGGAGGCGGAGGAGCGGGCCGTCTCCATGCTCAGTAAGGTCGGTTTGGCCGACAAATTGAAGATGTACCCGTCCAATCTGTCCGGGGGCCAGAAGCAGCGGGTTGCCATCGCCAGAGCGCTGGTCATGCGGCCAAAGGTTATGGTGTTTGACGAGGTGACCTCGGCGCTTGATCCCGAGCTGGTCGGCGAAGTGCTGGAGGTCATCCGGGAAATCGCGGAGGAAGGCGAAATGGCCATGATGCTGATTACGCATGAGATGGATTTTGCGAAGGAAATCGCGGACCGCGTCATCTTCGGAGCCGAGGGAAGGATCGTTGAGCAGGGCACGCCGGAGGAGATATTCGATAATCCCCAGAGCGAGCGGCTGCAGAGCTTCCTGCAGCGATTCCGTTCAAACGGAAATTAG